The Microscilla marina ATCC 23134 nucleotide sequence CATATCCGCAACTTTGGGCTGGGCGCCAAACTTGCCATAGGTCCTGCCTTGTATCTATACGTAAGGTCATTTATCGAACAACAGGGCTTTCGCTGGAGGAGTGTTTATTTACTACATTTTGTGCCTTTTTTTATCTATGCCCTCATTGCTGCTTACGTTTCCAATCATACTGCTTTTGCCCCTTATCGTTTTATACTGCTCCAGTTTTTTATATACCTTGTTCTTTCATTTGGACGTTGGCATCAAGCCCTCCAATCATCGTCACTGCATCCACATGAGCTTCGTTGGGTCCGTAACCTTGCCTTGGGTATATTCTTGGTTTGGTTGTCTTATACTTTGCATTATATCAGGGTATTGCCCTATTATATCACGGGTGCTTTGATGTACTCCATAGTGGTATATGGGCTTATTTATGTGGCGCTCAAGCGCAATAGCCTGTTTGTAGCAATACCTGCTCCGGAAAAATATAAAAACTCTAAAATTGCTCAAGACAAATCGCAAGACTTGCTGGAACAGATTCTTGCGTTTTTCGATTCTGAACAACCCTTTTTAGACCCAGGGCTTACCCTCGATAAGGTAGCAAAGAAACTCCATTTGGCTCCTCGTACCGTATCACAGGTAATCAACGAACAACGTCAACAAAACTTTTCTGACTTTATCAACACCTATCGTATTGGTCAAGCCCAGGTACTGCTTCGCGATGCCCAATACCACCAACATACCATTGCCAGCATAGCCTACGAGAGCGGTTTCAATTCCTTGTCAGCATTTAATACCGCCTTCAAAAAAAACACCCAAACCACTCCTTCAGTTTTTCGG carries:
- a CDS encoding helix-turn-helix domain-containing protein; the encoded protein is MEKYREILLVLSSLGVLESVFFGLYLLTIQGERKLANRLLSILIFALALRIGKSVLLYFSDDLPDHIRNFGLGAKLAIGPALYLYVRSFIEQQGFRWRSVYLLHFVPFFIYALIAAYVSNHTAFAPYRFILLQFFIYLVLSFGRWHQALQSSSLHPHELRWVRNLALGIFLVWLSYTLHYIRVLPYYITGALMYSIVVYGLIYVALKRNSLFVAIPAPEKYKNSKIAQDKSQDLLEQILAFFDSEQPFLDPGLTLDKVAKKLHLAPRTVSQVINEQRQQNFSDFINTYRIGQAQVLLRDAQYHQHTIASIAYESGFNSLSAFNTAFKKNTQTTPSVFRKLAKNG